AGCGTATTCACCTCTGGCAACTATGAACGCAACTACCTGTGGAAGGGCAGGATCTACCACCACATCATCGACCCCCGCAGCGGTTATCCCGCCCGGGGTACACGCTCGGTCACCGTTATCCATGACAATGCCACCGTGGCGGATGCTGCGGCTACCGCCTTGTTCGTTGCCGGCCCCAGGCACTGGCAACGCATCGCCCGGCAAATGGGGATAAAATATGTGTTATTGGTGGATGAAAACAATATTGTGCATATGAACCCGGCCATGGCGAAAAGGGTGCACTTGATGGACAGGAATCAGCCCGTAGAGATTTCTCCGCCACTGACAGCAGACAGCAACAAGACCTCCCCATGAGCACCACCCACCACCACCCCCGCAACGAAGCGCTGATTACCATGGCGGTCATCGCGGTAATTCTGCATGCCCTGTTCATTCTGGGGGTGAATTTCCGCATGCCTGAACCTCAGCCCCAACTCACCCAGCCCAGCCTGGACGTCATTCTCGTGCCGCCCAAAAAGCAGCAGCCAAAACCTGAAGAGGCTGATTTTCTCTCCCAACAGAACAGCCAGGGCGGCACTGACAGGAAAGGGCAATCCCGACCCAACGCCGAGCCCACCCGGCCAGCGCTCAAGCAAAGCAAAAAGGCGGCTGAAGAACACATCCGCAGTGGTGTGAAAACACCCCAGGTACAGCAGCAACCCAAAGTAGTCACTACCCACAAAGCATCGAAACACCAAGTGAAGCCCGTTCGCGAAGTACCGGTGAAAGCCCGGCAGAAACCCGATGTGACCCATCTGTTGTCCAGCACCCGTCAGGAAATCGCCCGCCTGACCGCTGAGCTGGACCGAAACAGCCAGTACGCCTCCCAGCGCCCGCGCCACAAGGCCATCAATGCCAGTACCAGGGAATACCGCTATGCCGCCTACCTGGATGCCTGGCGCAAGAAAGTGGAGCGGGTGGGCAATCTGAATTACCCGGACGAAGCCAAACGCAAGAAACTCTACGGCGACCTGCTGTTGCATGTGGCCCTGCGCTCGGACGGTTCGGTACAACAAATCCGCGTAGTGAGATCATCCGGCTACCAGCTTCTCGATGATGCGGCGGTACGCATCGTAAGGCTGGCCTCGCCTTTTGCTCCCTTCCCGGAAGAAATCCGCAAGGAAATCGATATTCTGGACATTACCCGTACCTGGCAGTTCCTCAGCAACAACCGCCTGTTCTCCGGCAAGTAGTCCTGTAGCGGTTCCATTCGCTCTGCTGGTACAATATTGGCATGAGCGAATCTTCCTCACTCACGAATCACTTTCTGATCGCCCTGCCGGTTCTGCAGGATCCCAACTTTTCCCGTACCGTAACCTACATCTGCGAGCATAACAGCGATGGCGCCATGGGTATCGTCATCAATCGCCCTTGCGACCTGGAGCTCACCGACATCCTGCATCACATGGACATCGAACAGACGCCAAAGACCCCTGCCGACATCCCCGTGCATATTGGCGGGCCGGTCCAGGAAGACCGGGGATTCCTGCTCCATTCCCCGCCCAAACGCTGGGACTCCACCCTGGTGATCAGCGAACATATCGCCGTGACCACCTCCCGTGATCTGCTCCGGGCCCTGGCCCTGGGTGAAGGCCCCAAAGAACTGTTCATTGCCCTTGGCTACGCGGGCTGGGGCCCCGGACAACTCGAACAGGAGTTGCAGCAGGACAGCTGGTTGTTCAGCCCCGCCTCCCGGGAAATCATTTTTCACACCCCTGTCGAGAAACGCTGGGACGCCGCCGCAACTCTGGCAGGGGTGGATCTGAACCTGATCAGCAATATCGGCGGCCATGCCTGAGACCCTGCTGGGCTTTGACTACGGCACCCACAAGATCGGCGTGGCTGTGGGCCAGGAATTGACCGGCACAGCCAATCCCCTCACCGTATTGAACCTGGTCAAAGGCAAACCCGACTGGGAAGGCATCCGCTGTCTCATCGACGAGTGGCGTCCCCAGGGCCTGGTAGTGGGGCTGCCCATCGGTCCCCGGGAGGAAGAAACCCCCATGACCACGGCAGCCCGTAAATTCGCCCGTCAGCTGGAAGGGCGCTTCGGTCTGCCTGTACACCTGGCGGACGAACGGCTAACATCCCGGGAAGCCTGGAGCCGCATCGGCGGCATTGCCACCCGGGATGTGACGCGCATCGACTCCATGGCCGCCAAACTCATCCTCGAAACCTGGTTCAGCAGCCTATGAGCAAACGCATCTTCATGCAGCAGGACGCCATCCTGAACATCATCCAGGGCATGGCCCGCCTCACCCGCAGGCACTTGCAGGAGCGGAATATTCCTGATCCCGCCATGATCGGCATCCACACCGGCGGCGTATGGATCGCCCAGCGTCTGCATCAGTTGCTGGACATCGAGCCCCCCCTGGGACAACTGGATATCAGTTTCTACCGGGACGATTTCACCCGCATTGGCATGAACCCCCAGGTCAAGCCCTCGCAGATTTCCTTTGAAGTGGAGGATCGGCATATCATCCTCGTGGATGACGTCATCCAATCCGGGCGAACCATACGCGCAGCCATGAACGAAATCTTCGACTTTGGCCGCCCTGCGTCCATCACTCTGGTGAGCCTCATCGAGCGCAGTGGCCGGGAGCTGCCCATCCAGCCGGACATCATGGGCCTGGAACCGCCCCTGGGGGACAAAGAACACATCCGCCTGCTGGGACCGGATCCCCTGGTGCTGGAAATCAGCGGCCGGCGAGACGAGCGGGAGGCTTCATGAACAGCCAGATCCGGCAAACCGACTCCCAGGGGCGGTTGCGCCATTTTCTAAGCATCGAGGGCTTTCGCCGGGAGCAACTGGAACAGATTCTGGATACGGCGGAATCCTTCGCCATGCTGCCCGGACGACAGGTGAAGAAAGTGCCCCTGCTGCGGGGTAAAATCATCACCAACCTGTTCTTCGAGAACAGCACCCGTACCCGCACCACCTTCGAGCTGGCCGCCAAACTGCTGTCAGCAGATGTGATCAATTTCAACGTCAATGTCTCGGCCACCGCCAAGGGGGAGACCCTGCTGGATACCCTGCGCAACATCGAGGCCATGCATTCAGACATGTTCGTGGTGCGTCACCAGGCCTCCGGCGCGGCCCATTTCATTGCCCGCCATGCCGCCCCGGGAGTCAGTGTGATCAACGCCGGGGACGGACGCCATGCCCATCCCACCCAGGCCATGCTGGACATGTTCACCATCCGCCGCCACAAGGGAGACTTCACTCCCCTGAGGGTGGCCATCGTCGGAGACATCCAGCATTCCCGGGTGGCCCGCTCCCAGATCATGGCCCTCAACACCCTTGGGGTGAGCGAGGTGCGGGTCATCGCCCCACGCACCCTGCTCCCCGCCGAAGCACGCACCCTGGGAGTACACGTCTATCACAATCTGGAACAGGGACTGGAGGATGTGGACGTGATCATCATGCTGCGTCTGCAGAAGGAACGCATGGAACATGCCCTGCTGCCCTCGGAACACGAATACTTCCAGCTCTACGGGCTGACCACCGAACGCCTCAGACGCGCCGGGCCCGACGCCATCGTCATGCATCCCGGCCCCATCAACCGGGGGGTGGAAATTGCCTCTGAAGTCGCCGACGGCCCCCAATCGGTGATCCTGCAGCAGGTGAGCTACGGCATCGCCGTGCGCATGGCGGTCATGTCCATGGCCCTGGGCGCCACTGCCGGGGAGGCCCCATCATGAACCGCATCCATATCCGGGGTGGGCGTCTCATCGACCCAGCCAACGCTATCGACGCCGAGCGGGATCTGTGGCTGGAACACGGCAAGGTGCTGGCCGTGGGAGAAGCACCTGCGGATTTCAAACCCGACCAGATCATCGACGCCCGGGGCAAAATCGTCTGTCCCGGCCTCATCGACCTCGGCGTACACCTGCGTGAACCCGGCCAGGAACACAAAGGCACCATCGGCAGCGAAGGCCGGGCCGCCGCCCGGGGGGGAATCACCACCCTGGTATGCATGCCGGACACCCAGCCCGTCATCGACACTCCGGCAGTCTGGGAACTCATCCGCCGCCGCGCCAAAGCCTGTGGCAATGCGCGGGTGCTGGCCATCGGTGCTCTGACCCACGAATTAGCCGGAGAACAGCTGGCGGAAATGGGCGCCCTGAAGCGGGCGGGCTGCGTCGCCGTGAGCAACACCCGTCGGCCCATGGCCAACACCCTGGTCACCCGACACGCCCTGGAATACGCCAGCACCTTCAGCCTGCCCGTGATCCTGTGCAGTGAAGATCCCCACCTCAAGGCCGGTGGCTGCGTACACGAAGGCGCCGTGGCCAGCCGCCTGGGCCTGCCCGGCATTCCCGCTGCGGCCGAGACCGTCGCCGTCGCCCGGGATCTGGCCCTGACGGAACATACCGGTTGCCGCAGCCATTTTCACACCCTGTCCACGGGCCGGGCCATAGAAATGATCCGCCAGGCCCGCCAGGGTGGTGCAAAACTTACCGCAGGCGTGGCCATACATCAGCTGTTCCTCATGGATCAGGACGTGGCCGACTTCAACACCGCCTGTCACGTGGATCCACCCCTGCGCACCCAGAGCGACCGGGATCGCCTGCGCCAGGCCCTGCGCGATGGCGACATCCAGGTCATCTGCTCGAACCATCAGCCCCACGAGGCGGATGCCAAGACCGAACCCTTCCCCCTCACAGCGCCGGGCATCTCCGGCCTGGAGACCCTGCTGCCCCTTAGCCTGAAGCTGGTGGAAGAAGGTCTGCTGGATCTGGCCACCGCCATTGCCGCTCTCACCAGCGGCCCGGCCCGGGTGCTGGATCTGCCCCTGGGACGCCTGGATCCCGGGCGCAGCGCCGACATCTGCATTTTCGATCCTGAGGCCATCTGGAAGCTGGATCCCGAAACCATGGCCAGCCAGGGGAAAAACACACCCTTCGCCGGTTGGGAATTCCGTGGCCGGGTCACTCATACCCTGTTCGAAGGCCGACTCACCTGGAGTATCGACTCATGAAACATCCGGAACACCGTGGCAGCATTTTTGTCGAAGACGCCGAAATCCTCAGCCAAGACGCCTTTCCCGGCAAACAGTACATCCTGCGCCTGCAGGCACCGCGTTGCGCAGCCAGGGCCCGCCCCGGACAGTTCGTGCATCTCACCGTTGATCCGCAGCGACCCATGCGCCGTCCCATTTCCATAATGCGTGCCCATCCCGGTGAAGGCTGGATAGACCTGCTCTACAAGGAGGTTGGAGAAGGCACGGCCCTGCTGGCCAGGCGCAAGGCCGGAGAAATCATCAGCAACCTGGGCCCCATCGGGCAGCCTTTCCAGGTGAGCCGGAAACGCCCCCTGCTCATGGGCGGCGGCGTGGGCATGCCCCCCATGTTGTTCGTCGCGGAGAGTCTCAAGGACAGTGACCGCCAGCCTCTGGTGATCCTGGGTTCGGAAGTCCCCTTTCCCTTTACTCCGCGTCCGTCAGAGATCATGGTGCCGGGCATTCCTGATGGAATCATCGCCACCCTGCCATTGCTGGACGACTGGGGTATCGCCTGCCGCCTCACATCCGGCCAGGACATGCCCGGCGTGCACCAGGGCTATGTCACCGACCTGGCCCGGCACTGGCTGAATACCCTGGATGATGAAGCAAAGAATGAAGTGGAAGTCCTGGCCTGCGGCCCTCATCCCATGCTGGAAGCCGTGGTCGCCCTGGCCCGGGAATTCGACCTGCCCGTGCAGGTATCCCTGGAGGAATTCATGGCCTGTGGCGTGGGCGGCTGCGCCGGCTGCGCGGTGGAGGTGCAAAC
This sequence is a window from Thiolapillus brandeum. Protein-coding genes within it:
- a CDS encoding YqgE/AlgH family protein, translated to MSESSSLTNHFLIALPVLQDPNFSRTVTYICEHNSDGAMGIVINRPCDLELTDILHHMDIEQTPKTPADIPVHIGGPVQEDRGFLLHSPPKRWDSTLVISEHIAVTTSRDLLRALALGEGPKELFIALGYAGWGPGQLEQELQQDSWLFSPASREIIFHTPVEKRWDAAATLAGVDLNLISNIGGHA
- a CDS encoding dihydroorotase, encoding MNRIHIRGGRLIDPANAIDAERDLWLEHGKVLAVGEAPADFKPDQIIDARGKIVCPGLIDLGVHLREPGQEHKGTIGSEGRAAARGGITTLVCMPDTQPVIDTPAVWELIRRRAKACGNARVLAIGALTHELAGEQLAEMGALKRAGCVAVSNTRRPMANTLVTRHALEYASTFSLPVILCSEDPHLKAGGCVHEGAVASRLGLPGIPAAAETVAVARDLALTEHTGCRSHFHTLSTGRAIEMIRQARQGGAKLTAGVAIHQLFLMDQDVADFNTACHVDPPLRTQSDRDRLRQALRDGDIQVICSNHQPHEADAKTEPFPLTAPGISGLETLLPLSLKLVEEGLLDLATAIAALTSGPARVLDLPLGRLDPGRSADICIFDPEAIWKLDPETMASQGKNTPFAGWEFRGRVTHTLFEGRLTWSIDS
- a CDS encoding energy transducer TonB produces the protein MSTTHHHPRNEALITMAVIAVILHALFILGVNFRMPEPQPQLTQPSLDVILVPPKKQQPKPEEADFLSQQNSQGGTDRKGQSRPNAEPTRPALKQSKKAAEEHIRSGVKTPQVQQQPKVVTTHKASKHQVKPVREVPVKARQKPDVTHLLSSTRQEIARLTAELDRNSQYASQRPRHKAINASTREYRYAAYLDAWRKKVERVGNLNYPDEAKRKKLYGDLLLHVALRSDGSVQQIRVVRSSGYQLLDDAAVRIVRLASPFAPFPEEIRKEIDILDITRTWQFLSNNRLFSGK
- the ruvX gene encoding Holliday junction resolvase RuvX; translated protein: MPETLLGFDYGTHKIGVAVGQELTGTANPLTVLNLVKGKPDWEGIRCLIDEWRPQGLVVGLPIGPREEETPMTTAARKFARQLEGRFGLPVHLADERLTSREAWSRIGGIATRDVTRIDSMAAKLILETWFSSL
- a CDS encoding dihydroorotate dehydrogenase electron transfer subunit, which encodes MKHPEHRGSIFVEDAEILSQDAFPGKQYILRLQAPRCAARARPGQFVHLTVDPQRPMRRPISIMRAHPGEGWIDLLYKEVGEGTALLARRKAGEIISNLGPIGQPFQVSRKRPLLMGGGVGMPPMLFVAESLKDSDRQPLVILGSEVPFPFTPRPSEIMVPGIPDGIIATLPLLDDWGIACRLTSGQDMPGVHQGYVTDLARHWLNTLDDEAKNEVEVLACGPHPMLEAVVALAREFDLPVQVSLEEFMACGVGGCAGCAVEVQTENGPSMQRVCVDGPVFDGYRVF
- a CDS encoding aspartate carbamoyltransferase catalytic subunit, which codes for MNSQIRQTDSQGRLRHFLSIEGFRREQLEQILDTAESFAMLPGRQVKKVPLLRGKIITNLFFENSTRTRTTFELAAKLLSADVINFNVNVSATAKGETLLDTLRNIEAMHSDMFVVRHQASGAAHFIARHAAPGVSVINAGDGRHAHPTQAMLDMFTIRRHKGDFTPLRVAIVGDIQHSRVARSQIMALNTLGVSEVRVIAPRTLLPAEARTLGVHVYHNLEQGLEDVDVIIMLRLQKERMEHALLPSEHEYFQLYGLTTERLRRAGPDAIVMHPGPINRGVEIASEVADGPQSVILQQVSYGIAVRMAVMSMALGATAGEAPS
- the pyrR gene encoding bifunctional pyr operon transcriptional regulator/uracil phosphoribosyltransferase PyrR encodes the protein MSKRIFMQQDAILNIIQGMARLTRRHLQERNIPDPAMIGIHTGGVWIAQRLHQLLDIEPPLGQLDISFYRDDFTRIGMNPQVKPSQISFEVEDRHIILVDDVIQSGRTIRAAMNEIFDFGRPASITLVSLIERSGRELPIQPDIMGLEPPLGDKEHIRLLGPDPLVLEISGRRDEREAS